A genomic segment from Polyangium mundeleinium encodes:
- the truB gene encoding tRNA pseudouridine(55) synthase TruB → MSPKERGDTTGVLVLDKPQGPTSHDVVGKLRRALGMRRIGHAGTLDPMASGVLVMLLGEATKLGPYLTAHDKAYEARVVLGRGTDTLDAEGAVTDEAPLPAWLEDEITRFTQEGASAVLQGITAALDRERARTEQAPPAYSAIKVDGAKSYDRARRGEVVELPARPVAVRAIELRGAGILEPGKLAFLDVSLDVSKGYYVRSLARDLGAALEVPAHLGALRRTRSGPFGLDVANVLDAPADALRAAVVPLAAAVRLGLPTAVLTAEGAVRASQGKRLGEADFSVPPPRETEIQESATHRPDEPSESEESAASAWLSPEGRLVAVGKWNHDGYVVQRGFTDVPAGRGVETEEHVASGRRFPP, encoded by the coding sequence ATGAGCCCCAAAGAACGCGGGGACACGACCGGCGTCCTCGTCCTCGACAAGCCCCAAGGCCCCACGAGCCACGACGTCGTCGGCAAGCTGCGGCGCGCCCTCGGCATGCGCCGCATCGGCCACGCCGGCACGCTCGATCCGATGGCGTCGGGCGTGCTCGTGATGCTGCTCGGCGAGGCCACGAAGCTCGGGCCTTACCTGACCGCGCACGACAAGGCCTACGAGGCGCGCGTGGTCCTCGGTCGCGGCACGGACACGCTCGACGCCGAAGGCGCGGTCACGGACGAGGCGCCGCTGCCGGCGTGGCTCGAAGACGAGATCACGCGGTTCACACAGGAAGGCGCGAGCGCCGTTCTCCAGGGGATCACGGCCGCGCTCGATCGGGAGCGCGCGCGGACCGAACAAGCGCCGCCTGCGTACTCGGCCATCAAGGTCGACGGAGCGAAGAGCTACGACCGGGCGCGGCGGGGCGAGGTGGTGGAGCTGCCTGCGCGTCCGGTCGCCGTGCGCGCGATCGAGCTCCGCGGCGCGGGGATCCTCGAACCGGGGAAGCTCGCGTTCCTCGACGTCTCGCTCGACGTGAGCAAGGGTTATTACGTGCGCTCCCTGGCGCGTGATCTCGGCGCGGCCCTCGAGGTGCCCGCGCACCTCGGCGCGCTCCGCCGCACGCGGAGCGGGCCGTTCGGTCTCGACGTCGCGAACGTGCTCGACGCGCCCGCCGACGCCCTGCGCGCGGCCGTGGTGCCCCTCGCCGCGGCCGTTCGTCTGGGCCTGCCCACGGCCGTGCTCACGGCCGAGGGCGCGGTACGTGCATCCCAGGGCAAACGCCTTGGAGAAGCGGATTTTTCGGTGCCGCCCCCGCGCGAAACGGAGATCCAGGAAAGCGCCACCCATCGTCCGGACGAACCTTCCGAATCCGAAGAATCGGCAGCGAGCGCCTGGCTTTCCCCGGAGGGCCGTCTGGTCGCCGTGGGGAAATGGAATCATGATGGTTACGTGGTTCAACGCGGCTTCACGGATGTTCCCGCAGGCCGCGGGGTCGAGACGGAAGAGCACGTCGCGTCTGGTCGTCGCTTTCCGCCCTGA
- a CDS encoding hemolysin family protein encodes MKAWSATIRRVGSSVLSPNDVPLALLAGAIASALVGALFAGADTALTSLTQTRLAALIEQAEGPEKAALERIRSADAKLRSRYLLGRVLSTALSAVLTMLFFQPLYPQAAPLLAFAVTVVLTSTLFEVSTTLGRKHADHVAPMAARWLRPLEIAMLPLAVPLGWLGASIAAKESSEPPDPHITEAEVEMLVEEGARSGLFGREPAEMIRNVLEFQDRTAKDVMIPRSRVEAIEVSTPLDKTLALVTGSGHSRYPVYREQLDNVVGLLYAKDLFKAFEEDRLKNKSLQEIVRSPANFVAESQPLSTLLKEMRGRRQHLAIVMDEFGGLSGIVTLEDVLEEIVGDIRDEHDAEEAPPIQDLGDGRLMADAAVSIRDLSAFLGSDLLPDGEAAVEQEHTLEGLLTEHLGKTPENGASVSKYGLRFIVRDCDEQHIGKVEIVRPRSVEV; translated from the coding sequence GTGAAAGCTTGGTCCGCTACGATTCGACGTGTAGGGAGTTCGGTTTTGAGTCCAAACGACGTACCACTGGCGCTTTTGGCAGGGGCCATCGCGTCGGCGCTCGTCGGGGCCTTGTTCGCGGGCGCGGACACAGCCTTGACGAGCCTCACCCAGACCCGCCTGGCAGCGCTCATCGAGCAGGCGGAAGGACCGGAAAAAGCGGCGCTCGAGCGCATCCGCAGCGCCGACGCCAAGCTCCGGTCTCGTTACCTGCTCGGCAGGGTCCTCAGCACGGCCCTGTCGGCTGTCTTGACGATGCTGTTCTTCCAGCCGCTGTACCCGCAAGCGGCGCCGCTGCTCGCCTTCGCCGTGACCGTGGTCCTCACGAGCACGCTCTTCGAGGTGAGCACCACGCTCGGGCGCAAGCACGCCGATCACGTGGCGCCGATGGCCGCGCGCTGGCTCAGGCCGCTGGAGATCGCGATGCTCCCGCTCGCGGTCCCGCTCGGCTGGCTGGGCGCTTCGATCGCGGCGAAGGAGAGCAGCGAGCCGCCGGATCCGCACATCACAGAGGCGGAGGTGGAGATGTTGGTCGAGGAGGGCGCGCGCAGCGGTCTCTTCGGCCGCGAGCCTGCGGAGATGATCCGCAACGTGCTCGAGTTCCAGGATCGCACGGCGAAGGACGTGATGATCCCGCGCTCGCGCGTGGAGGCCATCGAGGTGAGCACCCCGCTCGACAAGACGCTCGCGCTCGTCACGGGGAGTGGTCACTCGCGTTACCCGGTCTATCGCGAGCAGCTCGACAACGTGGTGGGGCTCCTCTACGCGAAGGACCTGTTCAAGGCGTTCGAGGAAGATCGCCTGAAGAACAAGTCGCTGCAGGAGATCGTGCGCAGCCCGGCGAACTTCGTGGCCGAGTCGCAGCCGCTCTCGACGTTGCTGAAGGAGATGCGCGGCCGCAGGCAACACCTCGCGATCGTGATGGACGAGTTCGGCGGCCTGAGCGGCATCGTGACGCTGGAGGACGTGCTCGAAGAGATCGTCGGTGACATCCGCGACGAGCACGACGCGGAGGAAGCGCCGCCGATCCAGGATCTCGGCGACGGCCGGCTGATGGCGGACGCTGCGGTGTCGATCCGTGATCTCTCAGCGTTCCTCGGCTCGGATCTCTTGCCGGACGGCGAGGCCGCGGTGGAGCAGGAGCACACGCTCGAAGGTTTGCTGACGGAGCACCTCGGCAAGACGCCCGAGAACGGCGCGAGCGTGAGCAAGTACGGCCTGCGCTTCATCGTGCGTGACTGCGACGAACAGCACATCGGCAAGGTCGAGATCGTCAGGCCTCGCAGCGTCGAGGTCTGA
- a CDS encoding formin produces MAAEDKSKKPKIDLKARLGKTNIGTQAVPLPVPGQSQPPPSGSGGKSPNIAPPPGISPGIPVPPFAQAAKPAAAEPPPPKPTAVQQTIKVEVGEEIIKEREKAKKRVIMAAAGTAVVGMLIGYPVGGAAARNERGKAVVANAKSLMTDVKAANEKMKELETLLGEAAEKLGKKEYPAELAGQLGGINIPFDATKVDGASISGLNPSALRQLLNFTKGCEELNKKKDSFKNLLEFAKAPVEKAWKEEKEPVMNFSVLFRSDQKGVIAELVPVKEPYDFGKDWPANYAILKPERTQQGMKSVEKKLNRYTKGDLPGSGDPVLIPVDPVTTSAFTSQEVVRNLRKAFVDMRTELKGDDSNPQNPIVGLIETGDNLMTAIQKVTQGG; encoded by the coding sequence ATGGCTGCTGAAGACAAGAGCAAGAAACCCAAGATCGATCTGAAGGCGCGGCTCGGCAAGACGAACATCGGAACGCAGGCCGTTCCGCTGCCCGTTCCTGGCCAGTCTCAGCCGCCGCCCTCTGGTTCCGGTGGGAAATCACCGAACATCGCTCCGCCGCCCGGGATCTCCCCTGGCATCCCGGTTCCTCCGTTCGCCCAGGCTGCGAAGCCCGCTGCCGCCGAGCCGCCGCCGCCGAAGCCCACCGCCGTCCAGCAGACCATCAAGGTCGAGGTCGGCGAGGAGATCATCAAGGAGCGCGAGAAGGCGAAGAAGCGCGTCATCATGGCCGCGGCCGGCACGGCGGTCGTCGGGATGCTCATCGGCTATCCCGTCGGCGGCGCTGCCGCGCGCAACGAGCGCGGCAAGGCCGTCGTGGCGAACGCCAAGAGCCTCATGACGGACGTGAAGGCCGCCAACGAGAAGATGAAGGAGCTCGAGACGCTCCTCGGCGAAGCGGCGGAGAAGCTCGGCAAGAAGGAGTATCCCGCGGAGCTCGCTGGTCAGCTCGGCGGCATCAACATCCCGTTCGACGCCACGAAGGTCGACGGCGCGAGCATCTCTGGCCTCAATCCGAGCGCGCTGCGGCAGCTCCTCAACTTCACCAAGGGCTGCGAGGAGCTGAACAAGAAGAAGGACAGCTTCAAGAACCTGCTCGAGTTCGCGAAGGCGCCCGTCGAGAAGGCCTGGAAGGAGGAAAAGGAGCCGGTGATGAACTTCTCCGTCCTCTTCCGGTCCGACCAGAAGGGCGTGATCGCGGAGCTCGTGCCGGTCAAGGAGCCCTACGACTTCGGCAAGGACTGGCCTGCGAACTACGCCATCCTCAAGCCGGAGCGGACGCAGCAGGGCATGAAGTCCGTCGAGAAGAAGCTGAACCGCTACACGAAGGGCGATCTGCCCGGCAGCGGGGATCCTGTGCTCATCCCCGTCGATCCTGTGACGACGTCCGCGTTCACGAGCCAGGAGGTCGTCCGCAACCTGCGCAAGGCGTTCGTCGACATGCGCACGGAGCTCAAGGGCGACGACAGCAACCCGCAGAACCCGATCGTGGGCCTCATCGAGACCGGCGACAACCTGATGACCGCGATCCAGAAGGTCACGCAGGGCGGCTGA
- a CDS encoding alpha/beta fold hydrolase, with translation MLPPRLPLAVETRAVTAPDGTRITYYATRTPYPGAPVVMLANGLGGQHITWSAQIEHLRGRYRFLTWDYRGLFASARPPEGTPASYAIPRHAEDLLAILDAEGAPRAALVGWSMGVQVVLEAYRKARHRARCIVLLNGTSGRPLDTVSPLPGMKTVLPSLVELVGRAHALASQVTRRAADVPEALAWLKAMGVMNEALDDAVFNELVQGFSALDMEAYFHNLRALGDHDASDVLGTIDVPTLIVSGDRDAMTPAALAKEMAKQIPGAELYVVRGGTHYTAVEFPELVSLRLEKFLAKAAPGAGGTANE, from the coding sequence ATGCTTCCTCCGCGTCTGCCCCTCGCCGTCGAGACCCGCGCCGTCACGGCGCCGGACGGTACGCGGATCACGTATTACGCCACCCGAACGCCCTATCCGGGCGCGCCCGTCGTCATGCTCGCGAACGGGCTCGGGGGCCAGCACATCACGTGGAGCGCGCAAATCGAGCACCTGCGCGGGCGCTACCGCTTCCTCACGTGGGACTACCGTGGCCTCTTCGCCTCCGCGCGGCCGCCGGAAGGCACACCGGCGTCGTATGCGATCCCGCGCCACGCCGAGGATCTCCTGGCGATCCTGGACGCCGAAGGCGCACCACGCGCGGCGCTCGTGGGCTGGAGCATGGGCGTCCAGGTCGTGCTCGAAGCGTACCGAAAGGCGCGACATCGGGCGCGTTGCATCGTGCTCCTGAACGGCACGAGCGGAAGGCCGCTCGACACGGTGAGCCCCTTGCCTGGCATGAAGACCGTGCTCCCTTCGCTCGTGGAGCTCGTGGGCCGCGCGCACGCGCTCGCGTCGCAGGTCACGCGCAGGGCCGCGGACGTGCCCGAGGCGCTCGCGTGGTTGAAGGCCATGGGCGTGATGAACGAGGCGCTCGACGACGCGGTGTTCAACGAGCTCGTCCAGGGCTTCAGCGCGCTCGACATGGAGGCGTATTTCCACAACCTCCGCGCGCTCGGTGATCACGACGCCTCGGACGTGCTCGGCACGATCGACGTGCCCACGCTGATCGTGTCGGGGGATCGCGACGCGATGACGCCGGCTGCGCTCGCGAAGGAGATGGCGAAGCAGATCCCCGGCGCGGAGCTCTACGTCGTGCGCGGAGGCACGCACTACACCGCGGTCGAGTTCCCCGAGCTCGTGAGCCTGCGCCTCGAAAAGTTCCTCGCGAAGGCCGCGCCGGGCGCGGGCGGAACGGCGAACGAGTAA
- a CDS encoding anthranilate synthase component II: MRLLVVDNYDSFTYNLVQYLEILGAKCVVRLNDAIDVDGARALAPDGILVSPGPCSPNEAGVSLKIIEALGAERPLLGVCLGHQAIAQVFGGHVVRAGRVMHGKTSPIEHDERTIFAGLPRPFVATRYHSLIVEPSSLPNELEVSAWTNEGEIMGLRHARLPIEGVQFHPESILTTRGMDLLRNWLDLVKDHARARTGGALAGAHL; this comes from the coding sequence ATGCGGCTGCTCGTCGTCGACAACTACGACTCGTTCACTTACAACCTCGTTCAATACCTGGAGATCCTGGGCGCGAAGTGCGTCGTGCGGCTGAACGACGCGATCGACGTGGACGGCGCGCGCGCCCTCGCCCCGGACGGCATCCTGGTCTCGCCAGGGCCCTGCTCGCCGAACGAGGCGGGCGTGAGCCTGAAGATCATCGAGGCCCTCGGCGCCGAGCGCCCGCTGCTCGGGGTTTGTCTCGGTCATCAGGCCATCGCGCAGGTCTTCGGCGGACACGTGGTGCGCGCGGGGCGCGTGATGCACGGCAAGACGTCGCCGATCGAGCACGACGAGCGCACGATCTTCGCGGGCCTGCCGCGGCCCTTCGTGGCCACGCGGTACCACTCGCTCATCGTGGAGCCGAGCTCGCTGCCGAACGAGCTCGAGGTCTCGGCCTGGACGAACGAAGGCGAGATCATGGGCCTGCGCCACGCGCGGCTCCCGATCGAAGGCGTGCAGTTCCACCCCGAGTCGATCCTCACGACACGCGGGATGGATCTCCTGCGCAACTGGCTCGATCTCGTGAAGGATCACGCCCGCGCTCGGACGGGAGGTGCGCTGGCAGGAGCGCACCTGTGA
- the trpD gene encoding anthranilate phosphoribosyltransferase: MSAAVACFAHVFEQLAQEEQSLPRALVRGAFDAILAGAWTPVQVAGFVVALRLRGEDASTIAAAAEAMRAVMVRVDHGLPAVLDTCGTGGDGLGTLNVSTAAAIVVAAAGAPVAKHGNRSVSSRSGSADVLEALGVPIDVPPERQADVLREAQIAFLFAPAHHPAMRHGAPVRRELAIRTIFNALGPLSNPASTTHQLLGTYDHALRPVFAATLAELGLRRAWVVRGEDGLDEVSPFGPTRVTELARGSLREMVVRPESFGLPVSPSGAIQGGSAAENAEVILTVLRGEPHPARCAIVLNAAAALAVFRETDDPRDWPDLAAEAAAALDSGAAMRTLDALRDAALHARETGAP; encoded by the coding sequence GTGAGCGCCGCGGTCGCCTGCTTCGCCCACGTCTTCGAGCAGCTCGCGCAGGAGGAGCAATCCCTGCCGCGCGCGCTCGTACGCGGGGCGTTCGACGCGATCCTCGCGGGCGCGTGGACACCGGTGCAAGTCGCCGGCTTCGTGGTCGCGCTGCGCCTGCGCGGCGAGGACGCCTCCACGATCGCGGCCGCCGCCGAGGCGATGCGCGCGGTGATGGTGCGCGTCGATCACGGGCTGCCTGCGGTCCTCGACACGTGCGGGACAGGAGGCGACGGGCTCGGCACGCTGAACGTGTCGACGGCAGCCGCGATCGTGGTCGCTGCGGCCGGCGCGCCCGTCGCCAAGCACGGAAACCGAAGCGTTTCGAGCCGATCGGGCAGCGCCGACGTGCTCGAAGCACTCGGGGTGCCGATCGACGTGCCGCCCGAGCGTCAGGCCGATGTGCTGCGCGAGGCGCAGATCGCGTTCCTGTTCGCGCCGGCGCACCACCCGGCGATGCGGCACGGAGCGCCGGTGCGGCGCGAGCTCGCGATCCGCACGATCTTCAACGCGCTCGGCCCTCTGTCGAACCCGGCGAGCACGACACATCAGCTCCTCGGCACGTACGATCACGCGCTCCGACCGGTCTTCGCCGCGACGCTGGCCGAGCTCGGGCTCAGGCGCGCGTGGGTCGTGCGCGGCGAAGACGGGCTCGACGAGGTGAGCCCGTTCGGGCCGACGCGCGTCACGGAGCTCGCGCGCGGATCGCTGCGCGAGATGGTCGTGCGTCCCGAGAGCTTCGGCCTGCCGGTCTCGCCGTCGGGCGCGATCCAGGGCGGATCGGCCGCCGAAAACGCGGAGGTGATCCTCACCGTGCTGCGCGGCGAGCCGCACCCGGCGCGGTGCGCGATCGTCTTGAACGCGGCTGCGGCGCTCGCCGTCTTCCGCGAGACGGACGACCCGCGCGACTGGCCGGATCTCGCGGCGGAAGCGGCCGCGGCGCTCGACAGCGGCGCGGCGATGCGCACGCTCGATGCCCTCCGCGACGCCGCGCTGCATGCGCGGGAGACGGGAGCGCCGTGA
- a CDS encoding indole-3-glycerol phosphate synthase TrpC, producing MRDGQGGKRVLDTILASKRAEIAALLPAPPPRVLRAPAGGVFEALRRPEGGALRLLAEVKLRSPSAGALSSVLRPAERARRYAEAGATMISVLVDGPFFGGSYDDLAACRDALDAAFGAARPKLLCKEFILDPIQLAMAAAHGADAALLIARITSAEDLARLADAARALGIEPFVEVATEEELAAAERARARVLGINARDLDTLVMDHARAERVLGRVDRSAARVHLSGLASPSDVARIAQGPADAALVGEALMRQDDPGPLLAAMVARAAAG from the coding sequence GTGAGGGACGGGCAGGGAGGAAAGCGTGTCCTCGACACGATCCTCGCCTCGAAGCGGGCCGAGATCGCGGCGCTGCTCCCTGCGCCTCCGCCACGCGTGCTCCGCGCGCCGGCAGGAGGCGTCTTCGAGGCGCTCCGTCGGCCCGAGGGCGGGGCACTGCGGCTCCTCGCCGAGGTGAAGCTGCGTTCGCCGTCGGCGGGCGCACTCTCATCGGTGCTGCGGCCGGCCGAGCGAGCGCGTCGATATGCAGAGGCGGGCGCGACGATGATCAGCGTGCTCGTCGACGGTCCGTTTTTCGGCGGCTCGTACGACGATCTCGCGGCGTGCCGCGACGCGCTCGACGCAGCCTTCGGCGCGGCGCGGCCAAAGCTCCTCTGCAAGGAGTTCATCCTGGACCCGATCCAGCTCGCGATGGCCGCGGCGCACGGCGCGGACGCAGCGCTGCTCATCGCGCGCATCACCTCGGCGGAGGATCTCGCGCGGCTCGCGGACGCGGCGCGGGCTCTCGGGATCGAGCCGTTCGTCGAGGTCGCGACCGAGGAGGAGCTCGCCGCGGCCGAGCGCGCCCGCGCGCGTGTCCTCGGGATCAACGCGCGTGACCTCGACACGCTCGTCATGGATCATGCGCGCGCCGAGCGCGTGCTCGGCCGCGTCGATCGCAGCGCTGCGCGGGTCCACCTCTCCGGGCTCGCCTCGCCGTCCGACGTCGCGCGCATCGCGCAAGGCCCGGCCGACGCAGCGCTCGTGGGCGAGGCGCTCATGCGGCAGGACGACCCGGGCCCGCTGCTCGCCGCGATGGTCGCGCGCGCCGCAGCCGGTTGA